In Marinobacter salinisoli, the DNA window GCCTATCGTCCGCTTTCTGAGAGCAAGTGCCCACTGGTAACCAGCAAGTAAGAGCGTAACCTCCGGGGCTCTCCGGCCCGCATGGCCGGCGAGCTTCCGGAATCCGCAACGGCGCTCTTAGCGAATACGTCTGCGCTGCTTTTGGAGTTAGCAACATGTCGATGATTTTCGGTGTCCCCCTTGCCGTGCTGTCCGGCCAGCTTCTGATCGGGGTCATTAACGGCGCGTTCTATGCGCTGTTGAGTCTCGGGCTGGCCGTTATTTTTGGTTTGCTCAAGATTATCAACTTCGCCCACGGGGCGATGTACATGCTCGGTGCCATGGCCACCGTCATCCTGTTCGACGTTCTGGGTGTCAGCTACTGGGTTGCGCTCATCATGGCGCCGCTGCTTGTCGGTGTAGTCGGGGTGCTGATCGAATACTTCCTGCTGCGTCGCATTGCCGGACAGGACCACATTTACAGCCTGTTGCTGACCTTCGGTATCGCCCTGCTGCTGCAAGGGGTACTGACCAACATCTATGGCGTGTCGGGTATGCGTTACTCCATGCCGGATCTGTTCAAGGGCGGGGTCAATCTGGGCTTCATGTTCCTGCCGTACTACCGGGCCTGGGTTATCGTGATTGCCCTGCTGGTCTGTTTCGGTACCTGGTTCATGATTGAGAAGACCAAGCTGGGCTCATACCTGCGGGCCGGCACAGAAGATGCCGAGCTTATGCAGGGTTTCGGCATCAACGTGCCTTTGCTGGTCAGCCTTACCTACGGCTTCGGGGTCATGCTGGCGGCCTTCGCCGGGGTTCTGGCGGCGCCGATTTATTCCGTTACGCCGGTGATGGGCTCCCACATACTGATTACCGTGTTCGCGGTTGTTGTTATCGGCGGCATGGGTTCCATCGGGGGCGCGATCATCACCGGTATCCTGATGGGGGTGATTGAAGGTCTCACCAAAACCTTCTATCCGCCGGCCTCATCCGCCGTGATCTTCCTGGTCATGGTGGTGGTGCTGATGTTCCGGCCTGCGGGTCTGTTTGGTAAGGAGGCTTAACCATGAGCCAGTCGTTCAATCCGGCCGATATCCATAACGCAATCCTCGAACAGCAGAAGGTTCAGGACCGCAAGAAAATGCTGCTCAACGGGGTGCTGGTGCTGCTGCTGATGGCAGCACCATTCGTCATGTATCCGGTCTTCCTGATGAAGATCCTGTGCTTCGCCCTGTTCGCGGTGGCCTTTAACCTGCTGTTTGGCTTTACCGGGTTGTTGTCCTTCGGCCACGCCGCTTTTCTGGCTACCGGTGGCTACACCACGGGGTATTTGCTCAGTAACTATTCCGGTTTGACCACCGAAGTTGGCATTCTCGCGGGGACCGCGGTGGCCACGGGCCTGGGCCTGGCCTTTGCCCTGCTGTCTATTCGCCGGCAGGGCATCTATTTCGCCATGGTCACCCTGGCACTGGCGCAGCTGGTGTTCTTCTTCTTCGTTCAGTCCGAGTTCACTGGCGGTGAAGACGGCATGCACGGTATTCCCCGGGGCCACCTGTTCGGGGTGATCAATCTCGAGGATAACCTGAACATGTACTACTTCGTGCTGGCGGTGTTCCTGGGCTGTTATCTGCTGGTCCAGCGGATCGTGAGCAGCCCGTATGGTCAGGTGCTCAAGTCCATCAAGCAGAATGAACCCCGTGCGGTCTCGCTGGGTTACAACGTCGACCGCTATAAAATACTGGCGTTCGTGATCTCGGCCGCCCTGGCGGGCCTGGCCGGGTCAATGAAGTCAGTGGTGTTCCAGCTGACCTCGTTGAACGATGCCCACTGGCACATGTCAGGCGAGGTGATCCTGATGACGCTGGTGGGCGGCATGGGCACCTTGCTCGGCCCCGTCGTTGGCGCCACCTTCGTGGTGAACGTGGAGTACCAGTTGTCGCAGGGCTCCCTGCGCGACTGGGTCGACCCGATTCTGGGGGGCATCTTCATCCTGACGGTGCTGGCCTTCCGCAGCGGTATCGTCGGCGAGATCCAGAAGTTCCTCCGGAAAAACATGGGCTAGGCCCAAAGCCTGCCAGGGTCAAAAAAGCCGCTGTCCGTAGCGGCTTTTTTGTGCGTGTCCGATGCCTCGGGGGAAAGTCCAC includes these proteins:
- a CDS encoding branched-chain amino acid ABC transporter permease — encoded protein: MSMIFGVPLAVLSGQLLIGVINGAFYALLSLGLAVIFGLLKIINFAHGAMYMLGAMATVILFDVLGVSYWVALIMAPLLVGVVGVLIEYFLLRRIAGQDHIYSLLLTFGIALLLQGVLTNIYGVSGMRYSMPDLFKGGVNLGFMFLPYYRAWVIVIALLVCFGTWFMIEKTKLGSYLRAGTEDAELMQGFGINVPLLVSLTYGFGVMLAAFAGVLAAPIYSVTPVMGSHILITVFAVVVIGGMGSIGGAIITGILMGVIEGLTKTFYPPASSAVIFLVMVVVLMFRPAGLFGKEA
- a CDS encoding branched-chain amino acid ABC transporter permease; this encodes MSQSFNPADIHNAILEQQKVQDRKKMLLNGVLVLLLMAAPFVMYPVFLMKILCFALFAVAFNLLFGFTGLLSFGHAAFLATGGYTTGYLLSNYSGLTTEVGILAGTAVATGLGLAFALLSIRRQGIYFAMVTLALAQLVFFFFVQSEFTGGEDGMHGIPRGHLFGVINLEDNLNMYYFVLAVFLGCYLLVQRIVSSPYGQVLKSIKQNEPRAVSLGYNVDRYKILAFVISAALAGLAGSMKSVVFQLTSLNDAHWHMSGEVILMTLVGGMGTLLGPVVGATFVVNVEYQLSQGSLRDWVDPILGGIFILTVLAFRSGIVGEIQKFLRKNMG